A region of the Nymphalis io chromosome 6, ilAglIoxx1.1, whole genome shotgun sequence genome:
tttttcgttttttatttctttataatattattaaaaatatatattttatatttctaggtTATGTAACTAAGTAAtgaagtttataattttattttatgagcgtaaaaatataaattgtatataccAACAATTTGAATATAACGTTGAAATCTTGATTTTTCTAACAAATAGCATAGACATACAATAACACAAACACATGGAcaccatattatatattatgatatctaAAATTTCTTGTAATTCTGACCTCGTATATCTCATGATGATTGAGGGGTCAACCAgctatatcatataaatacaaattgagtAAATTTACCCTTCTATGATTGCAAGCcagaatgaaaatataaatgtaagatATCGAGGCAACATTGTATTGAAAAGAAACGAGTAGCGAATCAAATGAAATGAAGTGTATATTCTTAGGAATTAGatctatttatttcatttcatcgtattgttttttatggcagatataattattattaacaatttaaaataataaacatttactaaacatcgcaattataggctaactcatCATGCAATTATACACATTTAGTTGCGCTCGCTCCAATTTAACATTTGAAGCATATCgccaacaatattttatatataaatttaatataaaaatatatattccttcTGAGATAAATTTTATGATACGAGTTCAATATATAAAAGAGTCATAGATACTTACGAAGCAATTAGAAGACAAGAGGTCATAAGACGCAGCGCAAATCATACTAGGCAAAATGTTTGGGCTGTGCTCAATAGTGTTGAAGATCCCAGTACATACATCTTGATTGTACACGTATTTAGTTGCGTATCTCTGTCTTACGCTAGATAGATACTGAAATAAATAGAatcttgtatataattaacaagCAGAGTGAGGTCTATATCaaaactatttcaattaaaatgatatcattgttttattttgatataaaataacaataataaaactaaccGGCGTTGATCTATTATATGCGCCCCATCCAGTTACAGTGCATAGTGTGAAGTCAGCAGGGGCGAAATTTGAAGATGGTAACGATATTGGTCTTACCACCGTTTTAGCAAAAGGTGACGctaactagaaaaaaaaacgaaaatgacTTGACAATTTAGATATTACTAAGCGAGAAAGCGAAAAAAAGTAAGTACTAAGGATCAGTGATGGCCAAGTGTTTAGAAGACgtgaattttaaattcttatctGTTGAATCTGAGTTCAAGCTCGGGcaaaaaccactgaattttgatgtcCTTTTTTAAGCAAAGAATATGAAGACGTTTTACAGAAGCATCATAATTGACTGAAGATAGAAAAACGACCAAAGCAACCCACTGCACTTACAGTATTATTTCGTATTAGtctgttaatatataatgttgagAAATGTCTTAAAAATAGAGTTATGTGACGTGTGTGCGTTGATTATATCAAAATTCTtcgcattttatttaaaatttaagttattaatttttttatattatttatatattatatacataattatatataattttaaatagtttaagaaacatgaaaaattaactattaaacATCAGCGACTGTTTTTCTGTAATAAGGTTCTACGATATCAATTTCCTATATAATAGGTGttatgttaacatttttatcagCGTTAGATTACTAAATATACATCAAACATGTCATCATAGTATTATCAGTACAGATAcgtactaaaaaaattataacatttttgtgtttaattttatcacTCATTATCGATAATCACGCCTATTTACGATAAATTAGTTTACAAGATAAAAGTCGACCTTACAAAAATTTTAgtcataatttttcattaacAGAGAATTCGTTAAAATCCTATGAGTAACTTTTgggtcaaaaaaaaaaacgggctTAGAACGGATAATAATTAGTTTGTGAACTTACTTTGcagctttttttatagaataggaaggcggacgagcatatgggccacttgatggtaagtggtcaccaaacgcccttagacattagcattgtaagaaatatcaaccatcgcttacatagccaatgcgccaccaaccttgggaactaagattttatgtcccttgtgcctgtaattacactggctcactcacccttcaaacaggaatacaacaataccaagtactgctgtttgcaagtctgttgcggtagaatatatgataagtgggtggtacccagacgagcttgcacaaagccctaccaccagtaaagaagTTGTAGTTTATGATTAGCGCAGGTTGAATGATTGATTGAATACTAAATAACTAAAGTAAAACACTAACTGTGCCAAGGCTCCCTTTTTCGATTAAAGGCAAACATCACTATCACAATTacgaatatgtttatataaattgttttattacaatgcGTGTTAAGCGTGCTCTTTAATTTTCCACGCATGATTACAGTTTTAAAGTTGAATGATTTCAGCCATGGCAGTCATTATCAAGAGAGACTAATCCGACACTACCGAAAATAGTTCAAGCGTAAAGGTTTTACGTGATAACGCGGGAGTGAAAacacaaaaacccaataacttgtAAATGTGACTTCATATTTGCACCTTTGGGAAAAAGGCCTCATATTCCAGGGTTAAAATACCCACCTAAAACAGTAAGCTAGTTACTATGCTAaagtatgatttttattatacttactgTAAGGACAGCAATATTATTGACAAATGCTGGAGGTCCCGTGTATCGCGGGTGAACTACATAGTCTACAATTCCCCTTACTCGATCTGTCGTGTCGTTCGTCAGGACAGTAGCACCTGCAAATACTCGGTATTGTGTAGGGTTTATAGGAACAGGAACGCTGTAACAAATTAACACTccttttatatatcaaatgcGTGCACAAGTCTTATAATTAGTAtcgtcttaatattttatacaataaacacAATTGGCAGTTGGTGGGTggcatttttaatgtatatatagtacGGTGAAAAATTAATGCAATTGTTAGCGGATATATCCTTtgctttcattaaataattttattctttaaatattaatgacgaacaaaaaattttgcataaaaaaataattgcaaatattttagaCATGTTTCTATAAATTCTATGTAGTGGAACATAGTTATAAAATGTTGTGAGTGGAACcattttaatagaattattttatattttactcaaaaaaatattaaatgaatgatATGTGAGTTGATAAAATTTGTCTTTTGGCTTAATGATTCAgagtattttgtatttgattaattattacaaacttACTTTTGCACGAAGTCATAGAGACAGACAGCTGTTGTTACGACATGTTGTAATGAAATAAGTGCACCACTACACTTATGTCCTCTTGTGTTTGTCAACTGGGGTGCTCCTAACATTTGTATGGACACCtatattacacaaaaacaaaatattaaacagtacACAGATTTAATTTTGCATTTCTTTTTCagtgtataatgtatttttgtatataatttattttatattgtttttatgtttttgaatacACATGCATATTATCAAATAAGGTAAAGTTATCTATAAatcattgatataatttattcataataaatatagcatTATTTACCGCATATGGAAATTCGCCTTCTGCTGCTACATTTCCTTCCAATATTCTATTGCTTCGTTCACCTTGCACTACATCTGCacctgataattataattattataacgtcaataatgtcctccagaccgatttcggccccggcggccaatctcaagagagattaaccaactacgcaggatctattatagtatagtaatccgatgggacggcaatctgacgcgaccggaaagagttgaggcgcaggactaacggttttacgtgctttccgaggcaagggagtgaaaacacttccaacttccagactccgggttgctactgagaattttctgatagaaaaacccaataactttttattggcccgacctgggaattgaacccaggacctccgggtctgcagccttacatcaagccactagatctaTGCACAGCTTAAATATGTATGAATGTTCATTAAATCATTTAAGTTTATAGTACGGGCGTACTTATACACTaattatatggaaatataatttttattgtatttattatacgtttttAAGATATGCGAGTCGATAAGAAAGAAGTCTACAAATTCACTCAAATTTCCTTTTGAGAACGCAGAATTGAACATTCGGGACCTCAAAACATAATTTTGACTTCGAGATCGATCTCATTGAAATAACTTCTCAATTAGAAGTTACGGtttacaggattatattaaatgtaagatACAAGTTCGGATTATATATAGATTCTACCAAAATTCAGTATTTTCTCTTTTCCaccatttcaattataaattaatgtcaatcaaatacaattaaatatatttatatcctgTCAGGAAGTCAACAAATAAGCAATGACAAACcgaatgttataaattaatcagataaaatgtacttattttGTTACCTTAATCCCTTACAGTTAATAGTTTTCTGTAACACATCATGATTTTCTTAATGAATGTAagctaaataatattgtaaggtggcgttttttttaaataatacttattgaaCAAAGTTAGCTTCCGATTACACACGCGCAATTGAATGCgtgatcaaatattttattgtgtaataGGCTCGCTACGTTACGGCCAGTGATATCACATGTCTCATAGAGAcggtattttaaaatgtaccaTGTACCTTGTTGTAGCGAtacaatatcataataattatatggatAAACTTAACAGGACAGCTAGatactataaaacaaattatgtaaaatgatataaatcaaATGCGATTTATACTATGTGTGTTTTCACATATAGTGATTACATATAACCGCGGAAGTATAATACCTCAAGATATGACCCAAATTACAAAATggaatatattagaaaaaatactGTGGGAGTAATTTTAGCGTTAAAATACTAAAACGgcatcaaaaatatttgttagtaaAGCACCAATAagcacaaaatattaattattttaatcgtttCGTTCGTCGTTTTATTTACTGCACTGCATTTaacactctctatttcctcattctcataatctgaAGATATGGCAATCAGACAGGATCGGAACGAGTCCGAGTCCGAGAACGAGCTAGCAGCTCGGAGAATATTTGACCAACCAATAATTTTTATCAGCCCGACCTggcgtttgaacccacgactaGCACGGTCTTATCAAGCAATTGTTGATGGCAGTCACATCACACGCATCACATAATTCACATGTAGCATGTGTTCGATTTTGCATATGacaattacgaaaataataaatcgattttaaGAGTAGGTTTTAATTAAGACTATTAATTTAAcaactattttggtaaattattactttactcataattataaatattaaaaaagcacTTACGACTAAGTGACAATCcagccaataaaaaatatagtataatttgttttcccattgttttaaatttaagtaataaaaatatcacgaTGAATATCAATCAACATTACACGTTCTATAAATGAGCCAAAAATATTTCGCTTTTATATTTGCCCTCTATCTTATTCAATTATCTTATCTCATTGCACGATATCATCATTTTAATTAGAACCAATTCTAGTACGATGAGTCAAAAtattatcgtatatatatatatattgtgaaagtgaatttttttttatttacttttttgtagCGCTTTCACCGGTGATACCAAAAAGGATCTAACACCTCCTGTACAGAAAAGGGTTCCAACACCTGTCGATCCTTCATACGTGGGCAAAGCCGCGGGTAGACACTAGTATTTAATGACCCTAATAACCGACCTAATTTTTTTCTGAATTCTCGCAAATTTCGTCTCAATCGCAAAGTACCtacgttaatattttaacaccAATCGCACGCATgaaaactaaaatgtatttttgataaTCAGTTGATATTGCTGAAGCATACATAGAcgcgttatattatttaataccttTTGCGTATTTtggtacaaattatatttattttgtccttatatattttatgtccaGCTGAAGGTTTCATGAACATcgaattttatagaaatatatccTCAAGAGAATGAACCGGTTGAGTCAATTAGAGTACTCTTTCTGGTCCCCTGGAGTGTACGAGAAGTTCCACACATACAAATGAAAAGCGTGCATGTTTCCTGACCTGTATAAACATAGATTTAGATTGAATTCGTTATTTCTGCGTGACCAGATGACCGTATCATGACGTCTTTACTAAATCTGACACAACAGGTATGTGAACTAAAcaactataatatatgtagtattgtAGTCAACATTatggaaaataattattttgtttattgcgTTTATGGATGTatacaatcaatataatataattatctaattttttccttttttttaagtactaCTTTATCCTCTTTAGACTTTTACCACAGGAAATAtttcttgaaatatttatttcattacaaattaaattaaagaagtaAGTTTAAAacctataaagttttttaatacttattctGAATTCATTGAGAAGTTATACTTGTTACCTTTTTGTGAAACTTTCTTTAGCGACCATTAATAATTCAAGAGGACGGAGGAATTGGATGAGGACGgatgatgtaaaaaaaatatcacattttatttttcttggtttttttattaagcctTGATGATGATGTTGACTGATTTCGGCCTAGGCGAccaatcccaagagagattagccaactgcgtagaaCATATAATATTGCACAAgagtgtgcgtaaacacagatgcacactctattccctaactctcttCGTCCGAAGGGCTCAGCAATCCGGCACGATCAGAAAGGGTtcgggcgcaggaccaatggctttcaAAAACGGGCAAAAACGTATCTGTGTTAATttcttaactatatataaaacacgTGTAATAAGTAGGTTTACTTTGTtcaaattagtattattttattattttccttttactATTTCGTGTTCATCTgcacttaaataaagtatttaaatcttAAGATCATATTGGATCTGGAAATAGTGACTGATAATTATCAGGACTTGATCTAATTTTGAATATGTTGAAtgagacaattaaaaaaatgcaagatGTTAAGTCCAGtaatcagtttattttttaatacaacccATATTTACTTTACTCGTTAAATAAATTCCATTATAGAAGTCTGTTGGTTGGAGGTTTTTATAGGCCAATTATTTGGAAAAGAAGTTTTAATAGAATTGAATTTTCTTCTTAAAAGGTTTCACCAAAGACGAAACTAAAGGTTGAAATGAATGGAACTGTTCAaccgtatattaaaaaaatcttcgcTGACCGGTGGTCGAcattaaacgtttttatttcattgccATCCACGTAACAAATTCGGATTTcagttaaatatgataaaacaaatttgaaatgtattaaCTGATCTACCTAAATTTCTTTACGGACACTTCTTAGGGTCCGCTGACTGTAGGAAAGCATTTACAAGTCAGTGTTATACATATTCTCTTGCCGGTTATATCGAAGTAAGTAATtagatttgaaaataattaaagaaatataaattacagtGCCACAAAGTATTGTTAAGAATATTCCCTTATAGATAAGTCTTATTAATAAGAGAATACAGAAAAggatacatacattatatattttacgggaggacaaatgactctactccacctgatggtaagtggtagtagagtccaaacgcgacgacggccagtacagacgggaaaaacgttctgcactagccgccttcgccttgccggcccgcaagatgcctcttcacgcctcgtttgaaggaacccgggttgtaagaggaggggaacacttgagctggtaaggaattccattttttggaagtgcgacaaagaaaggagttgccaaatttctttgttcgcgatggaattgatgtcacagttaggcggtgacatcgagaaccagctcgcgtggacttaagaaggaagggggaagcaagagttagagagaataattcctcagagcactcgccgtgatacagtcgatagaaagcgctcagtgctgctatctcacgacgcaattgtggatgtttgtgacctttacgtcgccaataatgcgtacggcacgtcgctgcaaccggtccaaggcctccagtaggtacttttttttttttttttatagaataggaaggcggacgagcatatgggccatcaccaatgcgccaccaaccttgggaactaagattttttgtcccttgtgcctgtaattacactggctcactcacccttcaaaccggaacacaacaataataagtactgctgttttgcggtagaatatctgatgagtgggtggtacctacccagacgagcttgcacaaaaccctatcaccagtgacttagcggagccatcccaaaggtgcgagcaatattccacgcaagaccgtacctgtgttttgtacagcaggcacagttgttgtggcgtgaaaaaacgccgcaccttgttcagaactacgagtttccgtgaagctgtttttataacagcctcgatgtaatcccttggactaaggtcgcagcgaacgtcaatccccagcatggcgattttgctttgtatcaccagcggagtaccacagagggagggaagaggggaaaatgctgactttttcgctgtgagagcgcatacctgtgttttcttggcattaaactcaacaagattatcagagcctcatttggcgatgagctctaatgtcctatcgagttcaatgacaagatccttccgcctctcctcaatttccgctcgcccagccactgcgcgtccgtggtatccaccatgcactgtactatcgtctgcatagcaatgtatgttcccaagagagagcatatcattgatatgcaaaagaaagagtgtgggagatagcacagatccctgggccccagcattcactacatagaactgtgaagcgcaaccatcaactaaaacacgaaggctacgcttgtgtaggaagctggcaatccaggtgcatagctgagcaggcagaccatatgccggcagcttggagagaagacttctgtgccagaccctgtcgaaagccttggagatatcgaggctgacagccaacgattctccatgcttgtcgatagcttcaccccagaggtgtgttacgtacgctagaagatcacctgtggaccgttttgttCGAAACCCGTACttacgatcattaattaaacagtgatcttctaggtaatgaatcagttggttgtttaaaatccgttccatcaccttacaaagtactgaggtgatagctattggccgataatttgccgggtcagactgATCCcgttttttgggaaccgcttgcacattagctcttctctaAGCCTCCGGCCCACATcctgaagagagagaaagttggaacaggcgcgttaacacaggagacagctccgctgcgcacttcttcagcactatggctggtattccatcaggaccgctagctttccgtacatcaagtgattgcagctccgcacgcacatcacgatGCCTGATTTTGAtatcaggcatcgtatggccataTGAAgatattgtaggtggcagcgcactacaatcatcgatgacggaattatcggcaaatagtttagccaggagatcagcttgctcttgcggactgtgagctagcgatccttccggatttctgagcggtggcagcgaaggttggcagaaattgttttgcacagacttggtcagacgccagaagctacgggagcccctaggatgcgaaataaggtcatgaccaatctgtacaatgcgctgtgcatccgctctcgtgtatgccttcctacaggactttgaatttttattgtagtttgctttcagtgagtcaatgttagatgccccgctaatgcagccgttgatccacttgcgatatgccgcctgcttagatgatacagcatcggcacattcacgagtgaaccaacggttacgcgtacctctacagacgagatctgagctaggaatgtagtattccattcccaacatgatctcgccagcaacagtagcggcactagctgtcggatcattcccactgaagcaaagttacttccaagggaccgacgcatagtaatcgcgcataccgtcccaatctgccgacttatagtgccaaatgcgacgtttgcataccgctagtggcggcaacTTGGCCTGTGgaactctggtagatataaggccgtgatccgaagagccaagaggagcctgaaccacaacctgatattccaccgggtgagaagtcagcagaaggtccagtagagaaggtgcttgcccatcaatgtctgggatcctggtgggctgatcaaccagttaggtcaagtcatgtgtgagagaaaacgcatgagcagtccttccagcatggtcagttttgagggatttcaaccatgattcgtggtgagcattaaaatcccccaaaaacaccaattccgcgttaggaaactgctcttgcgcagcatctgccacccgacttagatggtcaaataatcggcttgcctccaagtcaccattgtgggatctgtagaggcacacgtagactcgactctgacgaaccaggtccacacgtaccaccaacatggaggatgaaggaggggtcctccaagcagcgcagtcggtgacagcaaacatccgtcctgacgaacaagcatactccggctttcgctttgaaggattccttaagcgtgtagccgggataattaaggtagctggtatcggcaggacggaggaTTCCGCTAATATCCTTTTCTCAACTgttttctaaaatttaaaagctGGTATTTAGTATGGTATGCATGCTTGTGTGTTGTTCCGTCAAAATCAAACATAGTGCAATGTGCGCGGTAAATATTACTAAGCttacaagtaaaatttatacaCAACATACCTAAAAACGCAAAGAATTATACTGGtatgttaaaacaaaaatatgtgaaaataatgaataaa
Encoded here:
- the LOC126769004 gene encoding transmembrane protease serine 9-like, which gives rise to MGKQIILYFLLAGLSLSRADVVQGERSNRILEGNVAAEGEFPYAVSIQMLGAPQLTNTRGHKCSGALISLQHVVTTAVCLYDFVQNVPVPINPTQYRVFAGATVLTNDTTDRVRGIVDYVVHPRYTGPPAFVNNIAVLTLASPFAKTVVRPISLPSSNFAPADFTLCTVTGWGAYNRSTPYLSSVRQRYATKYVYNQDVCTGIFNTIEHSPNILPSMICAASYDLLSSNCFGDDGNSLVCNGVFTGVLSVGHQCELSSFPEIYTRISNYTTWIRGISGAGTTCSHSIFTMITVFSIIQIYLSM